From the genome of Niabella agricola, one region includes:
- a CDS encoding SusC/RagA family TonB-linked outer membrane protein encodes MKKKFTVFLLLTSLLTLLQKNVSSQEPHTVINTQFSGHVYDSLSKLPLDGATVLIKGTTNQSRADEKGQFKLRTGQTLPFTIIVSFVGYETREIYVTEPVVTVPLERRKNDLGEVVVVGYGTQKRSSITGSVASVSKTGLSQPAVALDNLLQGSVSGVAVTQSSGQPGSTATIRIRGGNSINFGNDPLYVIDGFIVYNNNNLTNTGASSGGGINALSTINPSDIESIDVLKDAAATAIYGSRGANGVVIITTKKGRKGRTELNYSGYFGKQEAAKTHQLLNGGQWAALINDINKSDNQAVTFTPAQIQAFGEGYDWQQAALRRTSMQNHELSISGGDEKSRFLISGNYFDQDGVILHTGFRRYSGRINYERELNSKFTVAANVYLSRASQDKLTGANFGSIGFNGAFPTLVLTPSIVKIWNEDGSYNNQNPYIATPTNALRDIEATKNETLIARSLANAFVEYRIIEGLVLKSSFGMDQLTTKQNYYAPSYTSAGYSAGGIAAVGTVQGSSWLNENTLTYSKNIRDRHALNGLLGYTTQYSEDESAVAGAQKFASDLTGYNNLSLGGTAVLPASDAHAAALNSFLGRINYTFDDKYSISLTQRADGSSRLGKNNKWGFFPSVGVSWNAVKERFLEQSHAISNLKLRASYGQTGNSEVPPYSSLSVLAASNYFFNGSLVTGVAPAQLANENLKWETTTQWNLGVDAGFFKNRISISADVYGKKTSDLLLFVPFPLYTGYNTVLKNAGSVSNRGIEFSINTDNIRGRRFSWKSSIVFAANKNKVLNLGDGVDYYYPVAPTGFVSPVIVKVGLPVSTFWGYRTDGLLTAADLEAHVPKLAGVSQLEGDRKYVDANHDGVITTADKVNLGNAQPKFTFGVTNNLAAYGFDLSVLLQGTYGNKVFNFIRQKLEIPTLSLNASASLLDRWSPEHPEGKEPRATNSPVPQVIDRYIEDASFFRIKNITLGYTLPANLLTRYKITKLRFYITGQNLITVTPYSGLDPEANLYDVDNTKQGIDYGIYPATKTVLVGLNITI; translated from the coding sequence ATGAAAAAAAAGTTTACGGTTTTTTTATTGCTAACCTCATTGTTGACACTGCTGCAAAAAAACGTTTCTTCACAGGAGCCGCACACGGTTATCAATACGCAGTTTAGCGGCCATGTATACGACTCACTGTCAAAACTCCCGCTTGATGGGGCTACTGTATTGATTAAGGGTACCACTAATCAGTCGCGGGCAGATGAGAAAGGCCAGTTCAAATTGAGAACGGGACAGACGCTGCCGTTTACCATCATTGTATCTTTTGTGGGATATGAAACCCGGGAAATTTATGTTACCGAGCCTGTGGTTACCGTTCCGTTGGAGCGGCGTAAAAATGATCTGGGCGAAGTGGTGGTAGTGGGGTATGGTACCCAGAAGCGCAGCAGTATTACCGGTTCCGTGGCTTCAGTGTCAAAAACAGGGTTATCGCAGCCGGCAGTGGCCTTGGATAACCTGCTGCAGGGTTCTGTTTCGGGTGTTGCAGTAACACAGTCATCCGGTCAGCCGGGCAGTACTGCCACCATACGGATCCGGGGCGGGAATTCTATTAATTTCGGGAACGATCCGCTCTATGTGATCGATGGCTTTATTGTTTACAATAATAATAATCTTACCAATACGGGGGCATCCAGCGGAGGCGGGATCAATGCACTGTCTACCATCAATCCGTCAGACATAGAATCGATCGATGTCCTGAAAGATGCGGCGGCTACTGCAATCTATGGTTCCAGGGGCGCGAACGGCGTGGTAATCATTACTACCAAGAAGGGGCGTAAGGGGCGAACCGAACTGAATTACAGCGGGTATTTCGGCAAGCAGGAGGCGGCCAAAACGCATCAACTGCTGAACGGTGGGCAATGGGCAGCGCTGATTAATGATATCAACAAGAGCGATAACCAGGCCGTAACCTTTACACCGGCGCAGATCCAGGCATTCGGCGAAGGCTACGACTGGCAGCAGGCGGCATTGCGGCGCACTTCAATGCAGAACCACGAGTTGTCCATATCCGGCGGAGATGAAAAATCGCGATTCCTGATTTCCGGTAATTATTTTGACCAGGATGGGGTGATTCTCCATACGGGGTTTCGGCGTTATTCCGGGCGCATTAATTATGAGCGGGAACTGAACAGTAAATTTACCGTAGCAGCCAATGTATACCTGAGCCGGGCAAGTCAGGATAAACTTACGGGTGCTAATTTTGGAAGCATCGGTTTTAATGGTGCCTTCCCTACATTGGTGCTCACACCTTCCATCGTAAAGATCTGGAACGAAGATGGCAGTTACAACAACCAGAATCCATATATTGCTACTCCAACAAATGCCCTCCGCGATATTGAAGCCACCAAAAACGAAACCCTGATCGCCCGCAGCCTGGCGAACGCTTTTGTGGAATACCGGATCATAGAGGGGCTGGTCCTCAAGTCTTCCTTTGGGATGGACCAGCTAACGACCAAACAAAATTATTATGCCCCTTCCTATACTTCGGCGGGTTATTCCGCAGGTGGCATCGCCGCCGTAGGAACCGTACAGGGAAGTTCCTGGCTGAACGAAAATACCCTGACCTATTCGAAAAACATCCGCGACCGGCATGCGTTGAATGGCTTGTTGGGTTACACTACTCAGTATTCAGAAGATGAGAGTGCAGTGGCGGGAGCACAGAAATTTGCGTCGGACCTTACGGGATATAACAACCTTTCCCTGGGAGGGACGGCGGTGCTGCCGGCTTCAGACGCACATGCGGCTGCGCTGAACTCGTTCCTCGGCCGGATCAATTACACCTTTGATGATAAATACTCGATATCCCTGACCCAGCGTGCGGATGGCTCCTCCCGGCTGGGAAAAAATAATAAATGGGGATTCTTTCCTTCCGTGGGCGTATCCTGGAATGCCGTAAAGGAACGTTTCCTGGAACAAAGCCATGCCATCTCCAATCTGAAGTTGCGGGCATCGTACGGACAAACCGGGAATTCTGAAGTACCGCCCTACAGTTCCCTTTCTGTGCTGGCCGCCAGTAATTATTTTTTTAACGGATCGCTGGTTACGGGCGTAGCTCCCGCACAGCTGGCCAATGAGAACCTGAAGTGGGAAACCACTACGCAATGGAACCTGGGTGTTGATGCGGGTTTTTTTAAGAACCGGATTAGCATATCCGCAGATGTGTACGGGAAAAAGACAAGCGACCTGTTGCTGTTTGTTCCTTTTCCTTTGTATACCGGATATAATACGGTATTGAAAAATGCCGGGAGTGTTTCCAACAGGGGTATCGAATTTTCCATCAACACCGATAATATCAGGGGCCGCCGCTTTAGCTGGAAATCTTCAATTGTTTTTGCGGCAAACAAGAACAAGGTGCTAAACCTGGGAGATGGGGTAGATTATTATTACCCCGTGGCACCCACGGGGTTCGTGTCACCGGTCATTGTGAAGGTGGGGCTTCCCGTGTCTACATTCTGGGGATACCGCACGGATGGATTGCTGACGGCTGCTGATCTTGAGGCACATGTACCCAAACTGGCGGGTGTGTCACAGCTGGAAGGCGACCGTAAATACGTAGATGCGAATCACGACGGCGTGATCACCACTGCGGATAAAGTGAACCTGGGAAATGCGCAGCCGAAGTTTACATTTGGGGTTACCAATAACCTGGCCGCATATGGGTTTGACCTTTCGGTTTTGCTCCAGGGCACCTACGGCAATAAGGTATTTAATTTCATCCGGCAAAAGCTGGAAATCCCAACCCTTTCATTGAATGCTTCGGCATCATTGCTGGACCGGTGGAGCCCGGAGCATCCAGAAGGCAAAGAGCCTCGGGCAACGAATTCTCCGGTGCCGCAGGTAATCGACCGGTATATCGAAGACGCTTCATTCTTCCGGATAAAGAATATCACCCTGGGATATACATTGCCCGCCAATCTGCTTACCCGCTATAAGATCACAAAATTGCGATTCTATATTACCGGGCAAAACCTGATCACGGTGACGCCTTACAGTGGTCTTGACCCTGAAGCCAACCTGTATGATGTGGACAATACCAAACAAGGAATTGATTATGGCATCTATCCTGCTACAAAAACCGTTCTTGTCGGATTAAATATCACTATTTGA
- a CDS encoding RagB/SusD family nutrient uptake outer membrane protein, which yields MNSILKVIFRSVYFIAAIGMTGCNKLKELPESVITEDQYYKTATDAVSAVNAAYGSLNGDPAGDFPIYGRNLNILISNGSDEQIFSPSNTNPDVRAIGTITYVAENDRVRKIWQQHYYGINRANVAVDKIPGIEMDETTRSRLINEARFIRGLLYFNLVRLFGGVPLVLHNPSSTDIEDVMVKRATPEEVYAQVIADFTAATALPASYSGADKGRATSGAAWGLLAKVYVTKKNWELARTTLEKVLTAGTFTAARGTYGYDLFPVFKDAFQKPTKNGKEHLFSVQYESNLGARNVQNFLSGSNFNSFNPKSFPGDVPDENLPKIFDDADTRKAASFFTKMLNPVTGQEVDFSPVTRYAKFIDFSLNPITNQAQSGINYPVLRYADVLLLYAEVLNELQGPVAEAYKALNIVRARAYGFYTGNGSYTDHSRDLSELDQAGFREAVFLERRKELVQEGNRWFDLVRKGSLVEELKKIPAKANNVSEKHYLFPIPQVEIDLNNLLIQNPGWSR from the coding sequence ATGAATTCCATATTGAAAGTAATCTTCCGGTCTGTTTATTTCATCGCTGCAATAGGAATGACCGGCTGCAATAAACTAAAAGAACTCCCCGAATCGGTGATCACCGAAGATCAGTATTATAAAACCGCAACCGATGCGGTCAGTGCGGTCAATGCGGCATATGGCAGTTTGAATGGCGATCCGGCCGGCGATTTTCCCATCTATGGCCGCAACCTGAACATCCTGATCAGCAACGGATCGGATGAACAGATCTTTAGTCCCTCCAATACGAACCCGGATGTGCGGGCCATTGGAACGATCACCTATGTGGCCGAGAATGACCGGGTGCGGAAAATATGGCAGCAACATTACTACGGGATCAACCGGGCTAATGTGGCTGTTGACAAGATCCCTGGTATTGAAATGGACGAAACGACCAGGAGCCGGCTCATCAATGAAGCCCGCTTTATAAGAGGCCTGTTGTATTTTAACCTGGTGCGCCTGTTTGGAGGCGTGCCGCTGGTGCTGCACAATCCATCATCTACGGATATTGAGGATGTAATGGTAAAACGCGCAACGCCAGAGGAAGTATATGCACAGGTGATAGCGGATTTCACCGCAGCAACGGCCTTACCGGCATCTTATTCCGGAGCAGACAAAGGCCGCGCCACATCCGGCGCTGCCTGGGGCTTACTGGCGAAAGTATATGTTACAAAAAAGAACTGGGAACTGGCAAGGACCACGCTGGAAAAAGTTCTTACAGCAGGCACTTTTACTGCAGCAAGGGGCACCTATGGTTACGATCTGTTTCCCGTTTTCAAAGATGCGTTTCAGAAACCCACGAAGAATGGAAAGGAACACCTGTTCTCCGTGCAATATGAATCGAACCTGGGGGCACGCAATGTGCAGAACTTTCTGAGCGGGTCCAATTTCAATTCTTTCAACCCTAAATCCTTTCCGGGTGATGTGCCGGATGAAAACCTTCCTAAGATCTTCGATGATGCTGATACCCGTAAGGCGGCCAGTTTTTTTACAAAGATGCTGAACCCGGTCACCGGTCAGGAAGTGGATTTTTCACCGGTAACCCGTTATGCCAAATTTATTGATTTCAGTCTGAACCCCATTACCAACCAGGCCCAGAGCGGGATCAATTACCCGGTATTGCGGTATGCCGACGTGCTGCTGTTGTATGCCGAAGTGTTGAACGAACTGCAGGGCCCCGTGGCAGAGGCCTATAAAGCGTTGAATATCGTAAGGGCGCGTGCTTATGGTTTTTATACCGGCAATGGAAGTTACACGGATCACAGCCGGGATCTTTCGGAGCTGGATCAGGCCGGTTTCCGGGAAGCAGTTTTCCTGGAGCGCCGGAAAGAACTGGTACAGGAAGGGAACCGGTGGTTCGACCTGGTGCGCAAAGGCTCGTTGGTTGAGGAACTGAAAAAAATACCGGCAAAAGCGAATAACGTGTCGGAGAAACATTATCTGTTCCCGATACCCCAAGTGGAAATTGATTTAAACAATCTGCTGATACAAAACCCGGGCTGGAGCCGATAG
- a CDS encoding arylsulfatase — translation MKIRIIAVFTLLLMTTIYASGQQRPPFQGRIGKTLAGSEEWWPEPVTPPAQAPNVVWILLDDVGYGASSSFGGLIQTPTFDSLANNGLRYTNFHTAAICAPTRAALLTGRNSHYVGVGGFSHVAMSAGFPGWSGRIPNDKGTIAQILQSNGYNTFAVGKYGLTPDEEATDAGPFDRWPGGKGFEQFFGFLGSQTDQYDPDLVENNAHIKTDGRHLNDQITDKAIGYIQKQQQAAPGKPFFLYYAPGAVHAPHQVAPEFSSRYKGVFDEGWDRYREKVLANQIRLGVVPKNAQLPERNKEIQAWDQLPAEKKKLYARFMETYAGYLTYTDYCVGRLISYLKEANLLENTVVVVMIGDNGASKEGTFQGTLQPRNQIGTQTEEDQFRYNLSRIDDIGLPQGKNTNYPLGWAQATNTPFRQWKQDANAEGGTHNPLIIFYPKGIQEKGGIRTQYSHVIDILPTTLDLVGIKAPAAIRNVPQDTIQGYSLLKTLNDAGATADHKIQHYYIFGARSIYANGWKAAAAHHPNAIDYVKTRTTGWKNDPGRWEKDEWELYNLNEDFNERVNLAKKYPEKLEALKKLFDQQAEKNHLYPLIDWEDVYEKRIHRNYKPAVYGTATATAGK, via the coding sequence ATGAAAATCAGGATTATTGCAGTTTTTACACTGCTGCTCATGACAACCATTTATGCAAGCGGCCAGCAAAGGCCACCGTTTCAAGGCCGGATCGGTAAAACACTGGCCGGCTCCGAAGAGTGGTGGCCGGAACCCGTAACGCCGCCGGCACAGGCGCCCAATGTGGTGTGGATCTTACTGGATGATGTGGGATACGGCGCCTCCAGTAGTTTTGGCGGACTGATTCAAACACCCACTTTTGATTCATTAGCCAATAACGGGCTGCGGTATACCAATTTTCACACTGCGGCGATCTGTGCGCCTACCCGCGCGGCATTGCTTACCGGCCGCAACTCGCATTATGTGGGCGTGGGCGGATTTTCACATGTGGCTATGTCGGCTGGTTTTCCCGGTTGGAGCGGCCGCATTCCCAACGATAAAGGCACCATTGCACAGATCCTGCAATCTAACGGCTACAATACCTTTGCTGTAGGAAAATATGGGTTGACTCCGGATGAAGAAGCCACCGATGCCGGCCCTTTCGACCGCTGGCCAGGCGGGAAAGGGTTTGAACAGTTTTTCGGCTTCCTGGGTTCCCAGACCGATCAGTACGATCCGGACCTGGTGGAGAACAATGCGCATATCAAAACCGATGGCCGGCACCTGAATGATCAGATCACCGATAAAGCCATCGGGTATATTCAAAAACAGCAACAGGCTGCTCCGGGAAAGCCTTTCTTTCTTTATTATGCACCCGGCGCTGTGCATGCACCGCATCAGGTGGCCCCGGAGTTTAGCAGCCGGTATAAGGGCGTGTTTGATGAGGGATGGGACCGGTATCGTGAAAAGGTACTGGCCAACCAGATCCGGCTGGGCGTAGTGCCAAAGAACGCCCAACTGCCCGAGCGCAATAAAGAGATACAGGCCTGGGATCAATTGCCCGCGGAAAAGAAAAAACTATATGCCCGGTTTATGGAAACCTATGCCGGCTATCTTACCTACACCGATTACTGCGTAGGCCGGCTGATCAGTTATCTTAAAGAAGCAAACCTGTTGGAAAATACCGTGGTTGTGGTCATGATCGGGGATAACGGTGCCAGTAAGGAAGGCACGTTCCAGGGAACCTTACAACCGCGGAACCAGATTGGCACACAAACGGAGGAAGATCAGTTCCGGTATAATCTTTCGCGCATTGATGATATCGGCCTGCCCCAGGGTAAGAATACCAATTACCCGTTGGGCTGGGCGCAGGCTACCAACACGCCATTCCGCCAGTGGAAGCAGGACGCCAACGCAGAAGGTGGTACGCATAATCCACTCATAATTTTTTACCCGAAAGGTATCCAAGAAAAGGGGGGCATCCGCACGCAGTACAGCCATGTGATCGATATCCTGCCTACCACATTGGATCTTGTAGGTATAAAAGCACCTGCCGCCATACGAAATGTTCCGCAGGATACTATACAGGGATATTCATTACTGAAAACACTGAATGATGCTGGTGCGACCGCAGATCATAAGATACAGCATTATTATATTTTTGGGGCGCGATCCATTTATGCCAACGGATGGAAAGCTGCTGCCGCCCATCATCCCAATGCCATTGATTATGTAAAAACGAGAACCACCGGCTGGAAGAATGATCCCGGCCGCTGGGAAAAGGACGAATGGGAATTATACAACCTGAATGAAGATTTTAATGAACGGGTGAACCTGGCTAAGAAATATCCGGAAAAATTAGAAGCATTAAAAAAACTGTTTGATCAACAGGCAGAAAAGAACCACCTGTATCCGCTTATCGACTGGGAGGATGTATATGAAAAACGGATTCATAGAAATTATAAACCGGCGGTGTACGGAACAGCTACAGCTACTGCCGGCAAATAA
- a CDS encoding sterol desaturase family protein has protein sequence MHYKIENPRKLTRDILISAGLYLLPVALMLLYFYALHEKPWHHSTAENLRIMQEHIPAWLQSTFTHLRKWGLIVLAIEVGIIEVAAGLYENRRWTHNEKILDLVCFVAPKLLFIPVLTFFSLKLLPLVLPAAKDVFVWVPFWWGALIIAVADDLTQYWYHRLHHQVPFLWRFHRTHHSAPYMGMSMASRQNIIYTIFFSQIYLIAILTYLGLGLPALFVGGVKSLITLSAHSSIKWDKPFYTYRWLHPIGWVLERLISTPATHHAHHADSTDDGIGHYKGNFGNMFFIWDIIFGTGIITRKYPETYGIKSYQEEEWYAQFLWPVFKSKKQGSELAKGGPVVAEEPQS, from the coding sequence ATGCATTATAAAATTGAAAATCCCCGGAAACTCACCAGGGATATCCTGATAAGCGCTGGATTGTACCTGCTGCCTGTTGCACTGATGTTGCTCTATTTTTATGCATTGCATGAAAAACCCTGGCATCATAGTACCGCCGAAAACCTGCGGATCATGCAGGAGCATATTCCTGCCTGGCTGCAATCAACATTTACTCATCTCCGCAAATGGGGACTGATTGTTCTGGCGATTGAAGTGGGCATTATTGAAGTGGCTGCGGGGCTTTATGAAAACCGCCGCTGGACGCACAACGAGAAGATCCTGGATCTGGTTTGCTTTGTGGCGCCCAAACTGCTGTTTATTCCGGTGCTTACGTTCTTCAGCCTGAAATTGCTGCCCCTGGTGTTGCCGGCCGCCAAAGATGTTTTTGTGTGGGTACCGTTCTGGTGGGGCGCGCTGATCATTGCAGTGGCCGATGATCTTACCCAGTACTGGTACCACCGGCTGCATCACCAGGTGCCTTTTCTTTGGCGGTTTCACCGGACGCACCATTCAGCTCCCTATATGGGCATGTCGATGGCCAGCCGGCAGAATATTATTTATACGATTTTCTTTTCGCAGATCTATCTCATAGCGATCCTGACCTATCTCGGGCTGGGCTTGCCGGCGTTGTTTGTCGGAGGTGTAAAATCGCTGATCACGCTTTCTGCGCATAGCAGTATCAAATGGGACAAACCTTTTTACACGTACCGGTGGCTGCATCCCATTGGATGGGTGTTGGAACGGCTGATCTCCACACCCGCTACGCACCATGCGCATCATGCCGACTCAACGGATGATGGCATTGGTCATTATAAGGGCAATTTTGGAAATATGTTCTTCATATGGGATATTATTTTTGGTACCGGTATCATTACCCGGAAATACCCGGAAACCTATGGCATTAAATCGTACCAGGAAGAAGAGTGGTATGCGCAGTTCCTCTGGCCGGTGTTTAAATCCAAAAAGCAGGGAAGTGAGTTGGCTAAAGGAGGACCGGTGGTTGCAGAGGAGCCACAGTCCTGA